One window of Paenibacillus sp. FSL K6-3182 genomic DNA carries:
- a CDS encoding magnesium transporter CorA family protein has product MIHRMLRYPAGWEWHVLQQARQQTVRNEPLPSRKGAQRQAVSSSEGQKTIKAITKQEQEAAQQQRDELKQLFPECASWIDECAGRRTNNISVGVATHSQKLLYGTVMFQVSDDQSDIQPFHFWLTEDRLLTMHDDMRIPLRLQSIDHNLKFESCESAPEALFIMLSIILETFHAGLDGFEKRLGELETTMRNENRTGLIDTIFERRYDLLHWSHLFIPIREVHSAAQEAFMDELTETDSFKRITHKLERIEALLKHYALEIDTLISMDDAISNFRGNDIMKTLTIFTVLFLPATIIGGIWGVNFEILPFKDNKWSFTAMNVFILFVTIFMYLWLWKKGWTGDLLNGRNPKEIVTTDSSSQAKRSKRSKSSRSQQASANASSEPPQAQTRSQRKRSQ; this is encoded by the coding sequence ATGATTCATCGGATGCTTCGCTATCCCGCAGGATGGGAATGGCATGTACTGCAGCAAGCGAGGCAGCAAACCGTAAGGAATGAGCCCTTGCCCAGCAGGAAAGGTGCACAAAGGCAAGCCGTTTCTTCAAGCGAAGGACAAAAGACCATTAAAGCCATTACCAAACAGGAACAGGAAGCGGCTCAGCAGCAGAGAGATGAGCTCAAGCAGCTATTTCCGGAATGTGCGTCATGGATTGATGAATGCGCAGGCAGAAGAACAAACAATATATCCGTTGGCGTTGCGACGCATTCGCAGAAGCTGCTATATGGCACTGTTATGTTCCAAGTGTCGGACGACCAATCGGATATTCAACCTTTTCACTTCTGGCTGACAGAAGACCGGCTGCTGACGATGCATGATGACATGCGCATTCCGCTCCGGCTTCAGTCCATTGACCATAACCTAAAGTTCGAGAGCTGCGAATCAGCTCCTGAAGCGTTATTTATTATGCTGAGCATTATTTTGGAAACGTTCCATGCTGGTCTTGATGGTTTTGAAAAAAGACTCGGAGAGCTTGAAACGACGATGCGCAATGAGAATCGTACCGGCCTTATCGATACTATTTTTGAGAGGCGTTACGATTTGCTTCATTGGAGTCATCTTTTTATTCCGATTAGAGAAGTACATAGTGCTGCACAGGAAGCTTTCATGGATGAACTCACTGAGACGGACAGCTTTAAGCGCATTACGCATAAGCTGGAGAGAATCGAAGCGCTTCTGAAGCATTACGCACTGGAAATAGATACCTTGATCTCAATGGACGATGCCATTTCCAACTTTCGCGGCAACGATATTATGAAGACGCTCACGATATTTACTGTCTTGTTCCTACCTGCTACGATTATAGGCGGTATATGGGGCGTTAACTTCGAGATCCTGCCATTTAAAGATAATAAGTGGAGCTTTACAGCGATGAACGTATTTATTTTATTCGTTACGATTTTCATGTATTTATGGCTTTGGAAGAAAGGCTGGACTGGCGACTTGTTAAATGGACGCAATCCGAAGGAGATTGTTACTACTGATTCTTCCTCTCAGGCAAAACGTTCCAAGCGTTCGAAGAGCAGCCGTTCGCAGCAAGCCTCTGCGAATGCTTCAAGTGAACCCCCTCAAGCTCAAACGCGTTCCCAAAGAAAACGAAGCCAATAA
- a CDS encoding general stress protein, with translation MAKKIGIFETEQQVITAIEQLEQAGFVQGELKVIAKDSEHSRRVEAESDVHVDELRELEDMPDRQGLGSLGMAAAAGFAGAGMNAVYGMTGYGTAPYAAGGFPFAAAILLGDDDHSGTLQSLGLENEEVRLCSDALQSGSLIVIVETLESKSLFDKDGGPDLSRLGAAEAVFRACNASSVIAGE, from the coding sequence ATGGCAAAAAAAATAGGCATATTTGAAACGGAGCAGCAAGTCATAACGGCTATTGAACAGCTGGAGCAAGCGGGCTTCGTTCAAGGCGAGCTAAAAGTCATAGCAAAAGATTCTGAGCATTCTAGGCGAGTAGAAGCAGAGAGCGATGTCCATGTGGACGAGCTTAGAGAACTCGAAGATATGCCTGACCGTCAAGGTTTGGGTAGTCTTGGCATGGCTGCTGCTGCTGGGTTTGCAGGAGCTGGCATGAATGCTGTTTATGGCATGACAGGTTACGGGACAGCGCCTTATGCTGCCGGAGGTTTTCCTTTTGCAGCGGCAATTCTGCTTGGCGATGACGATCACAGTGGAACGCTGCAGTCGCTTGGTCTTGAAAATGAAGAGGTTCGATTGTGCAGTGATGCTCTGCAAAGCGGTTCATTAATCGTTATTGTTGAAACTCTGGAAAGCAAATCGTTGTTTGACAAGGATGGCGGTCCGGATTTGTCACGGCTGGGGGCGGCAGAAGCTGTTTTTCGCGCCTGCAATGCCTCTAGCGTTATTGCTGGCGAATAG